AAAGTCGCTTGCCCATCTTTTACACCCGCGTCAAAACCAAAAATTCGAGGAATGGTTTTTGTGCCGTCGATCACCACAAATGCCGCAACAATCATAATCATGGCATTTAGAATGGGTACCTCGAAGAGGTCCATTGCCAAGATCCAGCTCGTAAACACCTGATACAGTCGCAGAATATAAAAAATGGAGACGAACGTCGCAAAACCATTGATCATTTCTTTTAGAACCACTTTTGCTTTTTGGCCTGTCCCAATATCCGTGTTGATCGCAAAGGGCGCTACCAACTTCGTAGTAGCCAATTCGAATGCAACTGATATCAGTTTGAACGAAAAGAATATATAAATGACAATCAGCGATAAGAACTCCAACAGAATCACCAAAAAGTCATAGGAATAGCGGAAATAATACTCGTCCCAAAAACTAAAGAGACCACCATTATCCAGTTCCTCATCAACAACACTATCGCCAGTTGAAACAAGTTTGACACCTAAGACGTCCTCATCACTGTCTGCTGCTTCAGTGAGATCGAGTGCTTCAAAAGGTAATTCACGGGAGAGATTTTTTCTAGCTTCTAAGTTTTCCCATTCTCCACTTTCCGCAAGAATTTCAATATCTGTGATATTGTCATACAAGACGTTCGCGGCCAACATAATGTTCCCTTCTTCGTCCGTACCCAAAGCAGCGACACTGGCATCTGCGATGGTCAGAAATTGGGTCATGGTCCATGGAATAGCGATAATGAACAGAACTCCCAGCACCGTATTACGGAATAAATCAGAAACGGTTTTTCTTTTCCCGAGAATAAAATTGTACCCCTGAAACATAAGGGCGATCGCTAGGAAAACAAAACTTGCCAATGCCAAATACTGGTAAAAATCCTGAACTTCCGGTTGATTAAAAAAGGCCAATATGCTCGCCAGATGATTAACCATCATTTCCATACCATTTGCCAATCCGTACAATAAACGAAATAAGAATTGTTCAACATAGCGGAAAATCCATGCAGGTATGGACCTCAGTTTAAATAAGTCAGCATACTGCATTAATATTTCTTTTGGAGTCATGCTATAGCTCCTTTCAAAAAAAGAAGTGGCTCCACTAAATTCGAATTTAGCACCACTTCTCTTTATTAACTCAACTTTCGCACACTAAAAAATACCATATAGACTTGATACATCAACATTTCCAGCTATAATATCCTGCATTCCCGAATTGTGTAACGAGAATGGCTGCAAACCTTGATATCAGTGGGTTTTTCCCTTGTTATAAATGCTGATTATAACGAGGTGGAATTAATCTAAAAAATCTCTTAAAGCCTTGATGTTACTAAGTTTCTATAAAATCCTCGTTATAAATTTCCGGGAATGCAGGATAATATTATGCCGCTAAAGCACTTGGAAGCTGCTTTTCCGGTTGTGGGAATGCTCGTTTCAAGAAAGTTGGTAAATTATCGAAAACTCTATCCAGAAGGGACTCCACCATTTCTTCGGACAGGACAGGTTCTTCCGTCAGGGAAGCCTTCAGACAGTCAAATACCAATAGAATCGCCTCTGCAAAGCGGATGTCCTCCAGTTCATCACAACACAAGAAGAACAGCTGACCGATGGTCCTGGGATCTTGCTCTTCGCGTGTACGAAGGGCGAGCATGATGTAACGGGTGAAGACAATTGTCGTGTGGGCTACCATCGCATCGTAACTGCGACACTGGAACTCTTTTCCTAGCGCCAGATGTGACTTTGCCACCTTGAAGAAACACTCGATATCCCAGCGTTTGCCATAGAGACGCACAATTTCTTCTTCAGGCAGATTGACATCCGTGGACAAGATTGCAAGCCAATTTTTGGAGCGATTTCGGTCACGCACGAAGACAATACGGGCCTGAATTTCTTTTTCATTATCGTCCAGTCCCAAGCTGACGACAACAGATGCGAGGATCTTGGCACGACCACGTTTTTTGCGCACAACTTGATACAACTGGGTCAGTGTATACTTTTGCCCTTCATACGTGTAGTAGACGCGGTGCATACGTTTCAGCATACAGACTACCTCGAGTGGATACTCCGAAACCACGCGCTTGATTACTTTTGGAAATGCGAACCAACTATCGAAAAGTAACGTTCGAGCGCAGAGTTGGAGCGGATTTATATCATCAAGCAAGTCGAACAGCGCTTCCGTCGACTTTTTGACGGCTTCCTTCCGACGCTTGTAACCCACGGTGCGCTTATCTATGGTCGGGTTGATTTCCTGGAAACGGTTCGATTGTTTTTCTGAGCTCAATAAAGAGAACGCAAGCGGCACGAAAGTGTTCCCATCCGACCAACCCAAAGTCAGCATGCGAAAGCCACGGACGAACTTCCCAGTGGTATGATCATGAACTAGCGCAAGCATCTCGACCGATTTACTGCGGGCACGGCTGTATAAGGAATCGTCCAAAATCAGGACGCGTTCGCGGTTTTCTGAGACAAGTGGGAGCAATTTCTGGGTAATGACATTTTGACTCAGCAGCAACAGAAATTTGCGCCAATTATAGGTTGCGTTGTTGAGCAAGCGATAAACCGCATCCTTGGCAGGAGCCTCTGGCTCCCGTCCGGATTCCAATGTCCGATACAAATTTTTCTTTTGAAGGACCAATGAAAAGATGAACTGGACCAGCATTACTGGTGAAATGCCTGCTTCTTTCCGAATATTGGATTGATTCAGTAACGTTCCCAGTTTCTGATTGCGAAAAAATTGATGAACGGAA
The window above is part of the uncultured Trichococcus sp. genome. Proteins encoded here:
- a CDS encoding transposase; translation: MATILPENQINQELNSSVHQFFRNQKLGTLLNQSNIRKEAGISPVMLVQFIFSLVLQKKNLYRTLESGREPEAPAKDAVYRLLNNATYNWRKFLLLLSQNVITQKLLPLVSENRERVLILDDSLYSRARSKSVEMLALVHDHTTGKFVRGFRMLTLGWSDGNTFVPLAFSLLSSEKQSNRFQEINPTIDKRTVGYKRRKEAVKKSTEALFDLLDDINPLQLCARTLLFDSWFAFPKVIKRVVSEYPLEVVCMLKRMHRVYYTYEGQKYTLTQLYQVVRKKRGRAKILASVVVSLGLDDNEKEIQARIVFVRDRNRSKNWLAILSTDVNLPEEEIVRLYGKRWDIECFFKVAKSHLALGKEFQCRSYDAMVAHTTIVFTRYIMLALRTREEQDPRTIGQLFFLCCDELEDIRFAEAILLVFDCLKASLTEEPVLSEEMVESLLDRVFDNLPTFLKRAFPQPEKQLPSALAA